In one window of Methanosarcina vacuolata Z-761 DNA:
- a CDS encoding ABC transporter ATP-binding protein, which yields MQNILSVQSLTKKFDDFTAVKDISFNVETGSIFAFLGPNGAGKSTTIKMLTTVLKPTSGKISINGFNALKEQDNARASFGIVFQDSSLDEELTAYENIVYHAVIYKVPKKERDERIQKALEIVGLWNRREDYVKSYSGGMKRRLEIARALVHYPKILFLDEPTVGLDPQTRNSIWSHIKSLNKEKGMTIFLTTHYMEEAEAIADQIAIIDHGKIIESGTVEEIKKQTETDSLEEAFLKLTGRDIRDDNESGHRVRAIRGMRRRVRH from the coding sequence ATGCAAAATATACTCTCAGTTCAGTCACTCACGAAGAAATTTGATGATTTTACAGCTGTAAAAGATATCAGTTTCAACGTTGAAACCGGCTCGATCTTTGCTTTTCTTGGCCCAAACGGGGCGGGAAAGTCCACAACTATCAAAATGCTCACAACTGTTTTGAAGCCCACATCAGGAAAAATAAGCATTAACGGTTTCAATGCGCTTAAAGAGCAGGATAACGCCCGTGCATCTTTCGGAATAGTCTTTCAGGACTCCAGCCTTGATGAAGAACTGACTGCTTACGAGAATATTGTTTACCATGCAGTCATCTATAAGGTACCTAAAAAGGAAAGAGATGAAAGAATCCAAAAAGCCCTGGAAATTGTCGGGCTCTGGAACAGGCGGGAAGACTATGTTAAAAGCTATTCCGGCGGCATGAAGCGCAGGCTTGAGATTGCGCGGGCGCTTGTCCACTACCCGAAAATCCTTTTCCTTGACGAGCCTACAGTAGGCCTTGATCCCCAGACCCGAAATTCTATCTGGAGCCATATCAAGAGCCTGAACAAAGAAAAAGGAATGACAATTTTTCTGACCACGCATTACATGGAAGAAGCCGAAGCAATTGCAGACCAGATTGCAATCATTGACCACGGAAAAATTATAGAGTCCGGCACTGTTGAAGAAATAAAGAAACAGACGGAAACCGACTCCTTAGAAGAGGCTTTTCTGAAATTAACAGGCCGGGATATCAGGGACGATAACGAATCTGGACACAGAGTACGAGCTATAAGGGGTATGAGAAGGAGGGTCAGGCATTGA
- a CDS encoding M48 family metallopeptidase, with amino-acid sequence MKKNNRINVCGRTINYEIVYSKKRKSAAILVRPDMKVEFRAPQCLSADTIQGMVERKAWWIFKKLEWFEENRLPDQKKQYCDGEVYLYLGRECPLRITSMNNIKKPLAFFQDSELKVEISENTSEDQLPFLVKEAVWNFYSKRAEEEVEKLLKIYSKKLGVDTPIFKVKYQKKRWGSCSAENVLRINFQLIMAPPKQLEYVVVHELCHVKEKNHSARFWKFVRELMPDYEKHRNSLKKDGWKYVL; translated from the coding sequence ATGAAAAAAAACAATAGAATCAATGTATGTGGCAGGACTATAAATTATGAGATCGTATACAGTAAAAAGCGAAAGAGTGCAGCTATTTTAGTCCGTCCGGACATGAAAGTCGAGTTTCGGGCACCTCAGTGTCTGAGTGCAGACACTATTCAAGGAATGGTTGAAAGAAAAGCCTGGTGGATATTTAAAAAGCTTGAATGGTTCGAGGAAAACAGACTTCCTGATCAAAAAAAGCAGTATTGTGACGGGGAGGTTTATCTTTATCTGGGCAGAGAATGTCCTCTGAGAATCACATCCATGAATAACATTAAAAAACCTCTGGCTTTTTTCCAGGATTCCGAACTTAAGGTTGAGATTTCTGAGAATACTTCTGAAGATCAGCTTCCCTTTCTGGTGAAAGAAGCCGTCTGGAATTTTTATAGCAAACGTGCCGAAGAGGAAGTTGAGAAGCTTCTGAAGATTTATTCGAAAAAGCTCGGGGTAGATACTCCAATATTTAAAGTAAAATACCAGAAAAAGCGCTGGGGAAGTTGTTCTGCAGAGAATGTATTGAGGATAAATTTCCAGCTTATAATGGCACCACCGAAGCAGCTTGAGTATGTAGTAGTGCACGAACTCTGCCACGTAAAAGAGAAAAATCATTCGGCACGGTTCTGGAAATTTGTTCGAGAACTCATGCCTGATTATGAAAAACACAGAAATAGCCTGAAAAAAGACGGCTGGAAATATGTTCTTTGA
- a CDS encoding DUF1622 domain-containing protein, translating to MAFGLEFFIAADVLETVINPSRGPAPCGT from the coding sequence ATTGCCTTCGGACTTGAGTTTTTCATTGCAGCCGATGTTCTTGAAACCGTAATTAATCCATCCCGAGGACCTGCTCCTTGTGGAACTTGA